The Neodiprion lecontei isolate iyNeoLeco1 chromosome 6, iyNeoLeco1.1, whole genome shotgun sequence sequence TTCATGTAACATGGATTaaactgaataaataattgaatttttccatgtTTTTTTCGTATCATCTCAGCTGTTGGCCCCCAATGATTTAAAGTGCTTCTCGAATCCTTGAGGTCCAAATAGTCCAGGAAGAGTCGTACGAATAGATTCTGAGACAAAAGATTTTTTGCCGAAacaaaaagtaaggctaaccccttggGAATTTGGTGAGCATTTTGgcgttttcaaaaaatgctGGATCCATTCCTTCGATGCACTATACCGACATCATATTGCGAAAGGAATCCATTGCGCGCTGTCTGAGGTTCAAGTGGCGAGTGAATGTACGGTGTTTGCATAACACTGCAAATTCTCGTACATATCAATCACTTGATATGTAGTCTCCCGACTTCTTCGAAAATGATCTTACAACtgctaaataatttttaacgtaTTTTAATGAATGAATAATCTAGAAACATGTACATATTTCCTAACCTCTTTGTCGGTTAATTTATACACAACGACTTCAACAAAGTTTAGGCTTTCGGCTTAAGAGTCTCCTTAGCCAATGATTCATCTTCGTCGCTGGAGAAAGACAACAATACATCTAATAATTGCAAAGCTTTTCGCGTTTCATTGCACTCACACTCGATAACGCGTCACAACGACGGTGTAAGTTTTTTGCACTCGGTGAAGAAACAACTTGCTCtagattttcaaatgaaacacGCTGCACTTTAAAGTTGCGCGCTAAAATACCAAGAAAAAGACGCGACTTGCGCGTGGTGCGCATCGTGCGCATTCAATGCAACCGATGCCCTCAAGAGGAAACGCTGTAAATCTGAGATGCACGCACGGCACACAACAGTAATTCTCATAAACCCGAACAGATGTCGCTGATACATGCAAATAGCGTGTATGCAGTAGGAGGTTTGTATTTACGTGTACACGTACCTACTGTCAACTGTGAACTGTCAGCTGGCAACAGCTTGATACGAGTAGGCCGGAACAAGATAGATAGGAAGGGTAGGAAGTGTCAAATCTaaggatgaaaatttgacacaGGCGAGAAAATTGATGTTCACGCCGGTACAACCATTCGCCTAACAAGATATGATTTACTTTGATTGACCTCTCTAAAAAACGTTTTAACGTGGTTAAGGATTATGAATACGATGGAGTTAATCAAAATTCCGAAGGCCAGTATGCACGGTGCAACCCCGTtgtaaatttctttcattatttaaaATGTGTGTTTATCGTTTCGTTCATTTCAGGTGGAAAATGTGCGGATGCTTGACAAGTACAGCAACAATCATTCCTTGGGAACGCTTTACCCAACTGCAACGCATTTAATATTTGTCGACCCAAAtgggaaaaaacaaatatggGTGAGGTTTCatttacattgattttttttaggcACCAATGCAATGAGCATTGGTAATGATTTCCCTGTCCTTTGAGTAGTTCACTATTTACCATTCCAGTCGTTCTGATTTATTCTATCTTCCATACGATATGTTCGCAACAGTTAAttaaaatacatgtatatcgtGAAAAGATTTCCAGTATATATTTCTTTCCAGGTtttatatatgcatattaccAGTGTAGATAAGCAGCCGCTGTCAACCACAGGATCCCCTCTTCAAATAAAGTGCAAAAACTTTTTGACCGTTACTTTTGTAATACCGAAGGAACGCGAGTGTCATGATATATATCTTACACTATTAAAATTGTCATCACCAGGTAAGATTATTACATAATGCATACTTTCATTCACCACATTGTTTCCAGCTCTATTCAAGCATCAGCACTGAGAAGCCGAATGACTTATGAATTGTACAAGAGATAGCAAGCTGATTCCCTCGAATTTAgccatttttatttgactACTAAATTACTTTCGATGCACAACTAAAAagtatttgaatttcgaactgTATAAAAAACTACCAATATTTTCAGCAAGATTAGAAGATCTGTATTGCTTCAGTTATCAAGCAAGTAAGGATGAATTGCCACAACATGCCGgctggaatttttttgatattcagAGTGAATTTCAAAGATTAGGTGTTCCAAATGACGAATGGTCTTTATCCTATCTCAACACAAACTATGAGGTAGGAATTTGTCTGTTTTTTGAACTCTACATATTCCATACCATAAcagtttacaatttttatttttcagctgtGCGATACGTATCCAAAGTATCTTTACGTACCTAGTACATCAACGAATAATGTATTGTCTGGCAGTGCAAAGTTCAGAAGTAAAGGCCGCTTACCAGTTTTAACATATCTTCATTCTAATAAGGTTCGAAATTTATGCCTGTTAGACATTGGTTCCTGGTTTGTcacgtgtaaaaaatattcaaatagaTTGCAATAAAGTGACAATTCAACTTCCAGGCTGCGATATGTAGATGCAGTCAGCCGTTATCTGGTTTCAATGCACGATGCCCTGAAGATGAGCAAATGTTGTACAACATACTTTGTACTAATCCCAATTCCAAATACATGTATGTGGTTGACACACGACCACGGGTAAGTGTTTTAATTTGAATTCGATTGCAAATTGCGATCAAAGTTTAACtcatttgtgaaaataatgcACATTTTGTCTACACCTAAAGGACTAAGTGTTATACAATTTTAGATTAACGCAATGGCAAATAGAGCCGCAGGCAAAGGCTATGAAAACGAAAGCTTTTacgaaaatatcaaatttcatttttttggtattgaaaatattcatgtaATGCGAGCaagcttgaataaattaacaGAGTGTAAGTTCCACTTTAAAATGTCAAATACTTATACAATCATTGGCCATACAATTCCCTGTCTTCAGCagtaaaataattcgaaaattacAAAGAAGATCATGTTTCACCCGACAGTGCATAAAATGACAACAGTGAGCAGTTTTCTGAACGGATTAGAAAGTAGTGGCTGGTTAAAGCACATACGTTCCATGCTGGAGACTGGCTGGTTCATAGCACGTGCCATTTCAAACGGAGTTAGTGTTGTAGTTCACTGTAGTGATGGCTGGGATCGAACAGCGCAAGTCTGTTCTCTAGCGGCATTGATGCTGGATCCATTTCACAGAACAATACAAGGATTTCAGGTGACAATTTTAGTGCAGAGTAGTTGTAAATCATCATgtatttatacaaaaaattatatcactGAAGTaccatcatttatattcttttataatGTTTGTGTATTTAGGCATTAATAGAGAAAGACTGGCTATCGTTTGGTCACAAGTTCAGCAATCGATGTGGTCACATTAGCAGTGATGGTAAAGAAATAGCACCAATATTCACTCAGTTTATTGACGCAACATACCAGCTTTTGAACCAGCATCCGTATGCCTTCCAATTTAACGAATATTTCCTGTTGACTCTTCACGATCACATTCATAGTTGTCAATATGGAACATTCGTTGGTAACTGTGAAAAGGATAGGCAAACACTaaggtgaaatattttcattgcaagATGGATTAAAATCTCATATGAAAGTCTTTCAGAAGTTTTaatgagtttaaaaatattttagactCAGTAACAGAACTTATTCTTTGTGGGGGCACATGGCAAATCATATGAATGAATATATCAATCCGTTGTACTGCTGTAACGGCTATAAAGAAGAGAGCAACAATGTTTTGTGGCCTAAGTTGGCGCCACAAAGTATTTTGTAAGTAATGAATTAATGTAAATGACAAAATTGTCTTATTGGTATGGTGATAAACGATGTATAATTCATTATAGGTTCTGGAAGGGTTTATACTGTAGATTCGAAAATGGCATACACTGTAGAGAGACGTATGAAGATTTACTTCTAACTATTCATGACCACACTATTGCTTTGGAGGATCATGTAAAACTTTTGTATAAGGTATATTGCTGATTGACCCATACGTATATTCCTAACTGTActacataatttttaatataattaagtATGTTTGCAAACTTGCTTTTAGAGAGTCAATTTAATAGGCAAACTATTAACATCAAATGATGCTCAAAAAAAGGAACGGCAAACACATTACGAACATCTGGATAATAAATTCAGCAAAGAATCTCTGTCGGAGAAGATAATAGGAAATTCTGCTAACGTTCAAGAATTAAGTAATAGAACAGATATAAGCATAAGCCAATTAGAGAAAGAATTGAAATCCGTTGCTCTGGATTGGAAATCTTCTCGTAACATTGAAGAATGCGTTTGCTCTACTACGTTTGACACTTTCAACAAAAAGGTATAGACATTTCACTATCAGTTTGCCTTACGTCTCACCAAAGTTGTTTACATTGCTGTAATATGTAatgtgataaataattttagtaCCATTGCTGGTCTTGTGGCAACATATTTTGCACAAGGTGCATGGGAAGACACGGGACATTAGCTGGTCAATTATCACAGCGTGCAGTACCAGTTTGCAAGTCATGTTCCCAGAATCCATCAAGTTCATCACCATGTAATTCTTAGTGTTACTATTCAACACCGGACCTGACTGCGCACATTAGTGAAAATGTAGACACAATCTATGGATTTCCATTTTGTATCTAATTTATACAGGgaaatatcatttattataATGTGACTATAATTATATGAGTTCCATAACTGATAAGCATATGACGTATCAACTCGAAATACACTTATTACAGCACGACATACAAGTATCCTGATTAAATGGATAAACcaaattcatttaattttttatacgatttttcttcaacccaTTCCGGTCCTCATATAATGTAGGAAGATAAATTATGCAACACTATTTGaaattatacctacgtaaTCCAATATACTATGGAGAAATAGGTACAATAATTGAGATACATTTGTAAATCGAATACTTTCTGTTCTTAATTAAGAGTACACtcaaggaaattttttttccttaatgACAGAACGTGCAATCACGCGTGACTGTACTTCAAAGATTGAATCTCAGTTTTTGTAACTTGATTGAAGGTGAAATCTTACATCAGCTACTTTCGTTATCATTCTGTTTGTTATAAAACAGTACTTAGTGAGTGCCGAAAATAATCGTAAAGTCAAATAGAAATTACAAGTGTATGCAATGACAGCCATGCCTATTTCACGCCAAGTGGTTGAATCTTCCGATCAAATTGTTCAACGCATTACTTTTTGAAAGTTAGCTAACGTTATTTCACGCGAAACATTTTTACCTGAGAAACCATTTTTGTAgaggattgaaaaaaacatcaacGGCTTACATTAATCAGTCTGCAAAATTCACTCGCATGTATATGTGATAAGAAAAATCGGCTGGTGCTCACCCTGAAATTACCATTTCATAGTGTTTACATTTACGAAGCTATTACCGTTTattaacaaaaatgaattacaTAATACTCATGAGGGATTCTACATTGATGTTGTACTATGAAAACTGTTTttggataataaaaatataaaacattttacaGCAGGCTGGAAGCTTATTAATTTTCCAATAGCGTAGATTTAGagttatgaaaattgaaattctcaaGTTTCAATGAGGCATCTGATGAATGACTTTTACACGAAAGTAGAATCACTTCTTGAAATGAGCTATTAGGTCTCAATTCCTAGTACAAAATTCCAATGTGAAAGAATTCtgtttatataataattacaagaGGCACAGCAttgtaatataaaattatccaAAAACAGTTTAAATTGTTTTTGCTTTGGCTAattcatatatgtacatacgtacatatttcCTATACTATGAAGTAAAAAGTAGGTATATCCATTACATGAggctgaataaataaatattgtattataGATTAAGGTTTTTGAAACTAAATAATGTGTTGCGCAATAAATTAAACTGACTTTCGTGCTATGCATAAAcatatacacaatatatttACGTCCATTGGTTTCAGTTTTGTTCCACCTAGAGTTGACATTTATAATAAGGACAACATGCACAAAGAGACTTAGTATGTACCAGATCAGTACTTGTGTGTATTTGTATCCATTTTGATCAATTCGTAGTCAAACGTATTACAGCTTTCAGTACAAGATCAGTATTAAAAATACATAGGTTCGATATAACTTTGTCAAAATTGACTCCTTACATTGAGGATTACTACAATATTCTCAATTTCGAGATCATTAACATCATTTTTACTCGTAAGGAATGCCATTGCTTGTTTCACTACATACGTAATACTGATCATATggtcaaaataatttttagtaAGCAACGTCGACCTCGTCTTCTCACCAATTACTTGTGTCATTATAACACGAAATTTGGAAACAAAGATAATAAAGATGTAATagaaattgatttcatttcataatGATGGGTGAAGAAAGGTGTATTGAGAATTTCACCTCAAAGATTTACACGCTGCCAATTATCACCTAAATTTCCCAAAAGTTTCATAAGCTCATACACGTGAGATTTATTGAACTGTATAATCCACATAAAGATTAGACAGGTGGTAAACCCACAaaagatgattttttcaattgtctAACAAAAAAGTTTCTAGAGACAAGCACAAAGTTTAATGAATATACGGGAATAAATTTTAAGATGTTCCGGAAAAGAATTTACACAATCTATCGATCACTCAAAATCACACGAACGAACTTTATGAACTACATAATGAAAACCTGGTGGCAGTAACTAAATGTTCACTCTCAGAAACTTCATCATTAGTattataatattgatattGTGGAGTTTAATTTCTGCGACTAACATTAAGTGAACATTAGATATTTTCAATGAGAAAGCTGTCCACGTTTCATCGCTGCTACGTAGGATGAATAAAGTTCAATTACTCGTTATtaacaaatattataaaagaaaaactattGACACATGAAATGCTTTGACTGCTATTCCCCAAAAAGACCACAATACTAAATAGTGATCTAATTGTAGCTAATAAAAGTGGTATGCTAACAGATAACTCTGTTGTCGTCCAGGATAAATTTAATACTTATCAACTGTAATATTAACTTGTAATTGTAGAACATTTGATAGTGAACTTACAGCGGAATGTGATTACAATACGTCAATCTTCACTGCGCTCATTCTTTATTAGGCTTTCTTCGGCGAGGCCCATCACCTCCTTCTAGTGGCTTCTCCTACGAGGAAAAGCGAAAATCAGGCTACTTTATATCTTCAATTCACCACGAGCAATTGTGGGTACAAAATTAATACACTCAATCGAGGGTGTTGCCTAGGTTCTGCACCGTTAATCCACGTGGATCCATATACATAGCCTTGTCTTCACCTTTTGAATTTCTAGGCTTTTCAACACTAACACATTTTATGTGTAAGCTTAATAGATGGTTACAAACCTTATTAATAGACTCCTCCGTCACAGCTTCGTCTGATTCTCTACTGTTCTCCGACTCTTCAGGTTCAACaacttctttttgttttccatcAGTCTCTTCTTTATTCTTCTGGTCAGTCTCTTTGTTCTCTGCACTAGTATCTTCTTCATCTGCCACACTCTCTTCTTCATTTAGTTCTTCATTTTGCAAAGGCTCTCTATCTTCTGGTTTGAAGTCTTGTTTATCCTAACAGTTAATTATGGTTTAATAAATTGATGCGCGGGTTGTAAGATGGCTTGAACGAAGATTTTTACTACAAATTATTAGATCACGAAATACTTCAACATGGATATATACTAACCATTTTTGTTGAATAGATTAGAATCTCTAAGAAGTATATTGATGTAGTTAAAAGTGAGATTAAAAGGAGTTATGCAATACATGATTTAGGGGTCAATCTAATTGTAAAGTGCATATTCTTCTCACTTTcttttatacatacctatactatacatacaaaaaaatttggggAAATAACTATGGTGTACCAAGCATAATACCTGAGCAGGAATACAGCAGCAGTAAACTAGTAGAAGTATGGGAATACCAGCAACGAATACGTAAATAGCCCACATCCACGGATGATCAACCGTAAATGCAGCTATTTGGCTCCACAGACTCCACTATATGTAACAATAGAACAATTCTACACCATTCATCTCAAATGCCGATTTAAATTTGTATCTTACTGtgtcttgaaaattttttagcgACATAGTTTTTTTCATATGATTATTTCTCTATTCAAAACGCTGTTGCTCAAAGTTATACAAGGTGTCCACTCtcaacttgaaataaaattccctgaTAGTTCATGACTTGTCCCAGTACACATTACTTGTTCCcttcataattatttcgaatATATTTCAGTTTCAGACACACTTCTGTATTGGCTTTTGCGCAATAGAAACCAAATTGATAATATACAAATGTAATAATTCGTCTGATGTAGATGAAGTGGTATAGCCATGGGGAGATTTTATTATCAACTATATAATTggttcaaatattataagactATAGCGATACGATTGTGATTAGATAAGGAAATGGAACAAGCACAGCTTAATTTGGGGTcacatctttttttcaatacctCTCCAGAGCGCTTGATTAGGTAAGAGATGTACATAACAACAGGTATAGCGCAGTAGATGAAATATATGGCCCACCATCCTGGCTTATGGTTCATAGAATGCATCATTCTACCCCATAAAGTTTCCTAGGTATCACGATCCAATGGAACCATGTGACAGTGTGTTAGtgtaagttgaaaaaattcggtagattttttcaatttgtttgttGCCATTATGAATGACATTTAAAAATTCCGCTCCATaccattgaaaatttatcatattACCCACTTGTCAATCAGTGAGATTTTAGGTGTATTAATGGGTAAAGAACAAATTACTCACGTTTTGTTGAGCAATTTTTGCTCGATGTAATTCAAACGAATCATCAGACCATTTCTTTGCAACTTCTTCACTATCtgtgataataatattgtcaAAGAAGATATCAGGTGACATGGACCAGAGTTCAAATCCAACTGCGAACTAAAACGAGAACAGAAAATACTatgaatataatttgaaaatataaattcattttcgaaataaGTTGTCCCTATATAGTGAAAAGGTTTATCCGAAATTCCTGAAGAGCCACATGACAGATAGAGTTCAAATTTAATGGTCATTAGGAGCCTGAAGACAatgtcgaataaaaatattcttttagGTGGAATTATAAGATTTCAAGGTCAAACTTCTTCACATATATGGACaactgatttcaaaaattaagtTTTTCCACTTAGCTCTATGTTGATTACAGTGAAAATGAAACCTTTTT is a genomic window containing:
- the LOC107222635 gene encoding myotubularin-related protein 6 isoform X1, with the translated sequence MNTMELIKIPKVENVRMLDKYSNNHSLGTLYPTATHLIFVDPNGKKQIWVLYMHITSVDKQPLSTTGSPLQIKCKNFLTVTFVIPKERECHDIYLTLLKLSSPARLEDLYCFSYQASKDELPQHAGWNFFDIQSEFQRLGVPNDEWSLSYLNTNYEFTIFIFQLCDTYPKYLYVPSTSTNNVLSGSAKFRSKGRLPVLTYLHSNKAAICRCSQPLSGFNARCPEDEQMLYNILCTNPNSKYMYVVDTRPRINAMANRAAGKGYENESFYENIKFHFFGIENIHVMRASLNKLTELHKMTTVSSFLNGLESSGWLKHIRSMLETGWFIARAISNGVSVVVHCSDGWDRTAQVCSLAALMLDPFHRTIQGFQALIEKDWLSFGHKFSNRCGHISSDGKEIAPIFTQFIDATYQLLNQHPYAFQFNEYFLLTLHDHIHSCQYGTFVGNCEKDRQTLRLSNRTYSLWGHMANHMNEYINPLYCCNGYKEESNNVLWPKLAPQSILFWKGLYCRFENGIHCRETYEDLLLTIHDHTIALEDHVKLLYKRVNLIGKLLTSNDAQKKERQTHYEHLDNKFSKESLSEKIIGNSANVQELSNRTDISISQLEKELKSVALDWKSSRNIEECVCSTTFDTFNKKYHCWSCGNIFCTRCMGRHGTLAGQLSQRAVPVCKSCSQNPSSSSPCNS
- the LOC107222635 gene encoding myotubularin-related protein 6 isoform X3; the encoded protein is MGKNKYGVDKQPLSTTGSPLQIKCKNFLTVTFVIPKERECHDIYLTLLKLSSPARLEDLYCFSYQASKDELPQHAGWNFFDIQSEFQRLGVPNDEWSLSYLNTNYEFTIFIFQLCDTYPKYLYVPSTSTNNVLSGSAKFRSKGRLPVLTYLHSNKAAICRCSQPLSGFNARCPEDEQMLYNILCTNPNSKYMYVVDTRPRINAMANRAAGKGYENESFYENIKFHFFGIENIHVMRASLNKLTELHKMTTVSSFLNGLESSGWLKHIRSMLETGWFIARAISNGVSVVVHCSDGWDRTAQVCSLAALMLDPFHRTIQGFQALIEKDWLSFGHKFSNRCGHISSDGKEIAPIFTQFIDATYQLLNQHPYAFQFNEYFLLTLHDHIHSCQYGTFVGNCEKDRQTLRLSNRTYSLWGHMANHMNEYINPLYCCNGYKEESNNVLWPKLAPQSILFWKGLYCRFENGIHCRETYEDLLLTIHDHTIALEDHVKLLYKRVNLIGKLLTSNDAQKKERQTHYEHLDNKFSKESLSEKIIGNSANVQELSNRTDISISQLEKELKSVALDWKSSRNIEECVCSTTFDTFNKKYHCWSCGNIFCTRCMGRHGTLAGQLSQRAVPVCKSCSQNPSSSSPCNS
- the LOC107222635 gene encoding myotubularin-related protein 6 isoform X2 yields the protein MNTMELIKIPKVENVRMLDKYSNNHSLGTLYPTATHLIFVDPNGKKQIWVLYMHITSVDKQPLSTTGSPLQIKCKNFLTVTFVIPKERECHDIYLTLLKLSSPARLEDLYCFSYQASKDELPQHAGWNFFDIQSEFQRLGVPNDEWSLSYLNTNYELCDTYPKYLYVPSTSTNNVLSGSAKFRSKGRLPVLTYLHSNKAAICRCSQPLSGFNARCPEDEQMLYNILCTNPNSKYMYVVDTRPRINAMANRAAGKGYENESFYENIKFHFFGIENIHVMRASLNKLTELHKMTTVSSFLNGLESSGWLKHIRSMLETGWFIARAISNGVSVVVHCSDGWDRTAQVCSLAALMLDPFHRTIQGFQALIEKDWLSFGHKFSNRCGHISSDGKEIAPIFTQFIDATYQLLNQHPYAFQFNEYFLLTLHDHIHSCQYGTFVGNCEKDRQTLRLSNRTYSLWGHMANHMNEYINPLYCCNGYKEESNNVLWPKLAPQSILFWKGLYCRFENGIHCRETYEDLLLTIHDHTIALEDHVKLLYKRVNLIGKLLTSNDAQKKERQTHYEHLDNKFSKESLSEKIIGNSANVQELSNRTDISISQLEKELKSVALDWKSSRNIEECVCSTTFDTFNKKYHCWSCGNIFCTRCMGRHGTLAGQLSQRAVPVCKSCSQNPSSSSPCNS
- the LOC107222635 gene encoding myotubularin-related protein 6 isoform X4, with amino-acid sequence MDKQPLSTTGSPLQIKCKNFLTVTFVIPKERECHDIYLTLLKLSSPARLEDLYCFSYQASKDELPQHAGWNFFDIQSEFQRLGVPNDEWSLSYLNTNYEFTIFIFQLCDTYPKYLYVPSTSTNNVLSGSAKFRSKGRLPVLTYLHSNKAAICRCSQPLSGFNARCPEDEQMLYNILCTNPNSKYMYVVDTRPRINAMANRAAGKGYENESFYENIKFHFFGIENIHVMRASLNKLTELHKMTTVSSFLNGLESSGWLKHIRSMLETGWFIARAISNGVSVVVHCSDGWDRTAQVCSLAALMLDPFHRTIQGFQALIEKDWLSFGHKFSNRCGHISSDGKEIAPIFTQFIDATYQLLNQHPYAFQFNEYFLLTLHDHIHSCQYGTFVGNCEKDRQTLRLSNRTYSLWGHMANHMNEYINPLYCCNGYKEESNNVLWPKLAPQSILFWKGLYCRFENGIHCRETYEDLLLTIHDHTIALEDHVKLLYKRVNLIGKLLTSNDAQKKERQTHYEHLDNKFSKESLSEKIIGNSANVQELSNRTDISISQLEKELKSVALDWKSSRNIEECVCSTTFDTFNKKYHCWSCGNIFCTRCMGRHGTLAGQLSQRAVPVCKSCSQNPSSSSPCNS